A window of Balearica regulorum gibbericeps isolate bBalReg1 chromosome Z, bBalReg1.pri, whole genome shotgun sequence contains these coding sequences:
- the LOC142599575 gene encoding uncharacterized protein LOC142599575, with amino-acid sequence METSTAEEAALSSRSEPLATAAPRLTAPLPSPPPAANAIPERPRRTTPPPRSDATTPPPVEMLIPANPSPAPHTHFPVATRALERDRSSCGVGETAAAWRPRRAPSGKSVLTADPPSRRGGGAAARPSDGESRCRRAAADRPCSAREGKDVCHQSSGTLPRLAERLVRCCKLCSANAGNCRPLPQPRPRSPSVPVRLSRPSPQ; translated from the exons ATGGAAACATCCACCGCGGAGGAAGCAGCGCTATCCAGCCGATCCGAACCGCTCGCAACCGCCGCCCCTCGCCTTACTGCTCCCCTTCCCTCGCCGCCGCCCGCAGCCAACGCGATTCCCGAGCGTCCCAGGCGGACGACACCCCCACCGCGCTCCGACGCGACCACCCCACCCCCTGTGGAAATGCTAATACCCGCTAATCCCTCCCCCGCTCCGCACACACATTTCCCTGTCGCTACCCGTGCCCTGGAGCGGGACCGCAGCTCCTGCGGGGTGGGCGAGACTGCCGCTGCCTGGCGACCTCGGCGAGCGCCCAGCGGGAAGAGTGTCCTCACGGCCGACCCTCCTTctcggcgcggcggcggggcggccgctCGCCCCTCTGACGGGGAGAGCCGATGCCGGAGAGCTGCCGCGGATCGCCCCTGCTCTGCCA GGGAAGGCAAAGACGTTTGCCATCAGAGCAGTGGGACACTTCCCCGCCTCGCCGAAAGGTTAGTCCGCTGCTGTAAGCTGTGTTCTGCCAACGCTGGTAACTGCCGCCCCTtgccccagccccggcctcGCTCACCTTCTGTGCCAGTCAGGCTGTCCCGACCGAGCCCCCAGTAG